One window of Nocardioides dongkuii genomic DNA carries:
- a CDS encoding 3-hydroxyacyl-CoA dehydrogenase NAD-binding domain-containing protein yields the protein MSQTQTQSAVRYERDADGIVTLTLDDPTASANTMNQLYLDSMQAVVDRLYAEVAADEQSISGVVVASAKKTFFAGGNLKNMVQATKDDAQSVFEMGENVKAGLRRLEQFPRPVVAAINGAALGGGYEICLSCNHRVLLDDPKAIVGLPESTLGLLPGGGGVTRIVRMFGLQAGLMDVLLPGTQFKPAVALEKGLVDELVATREELVPAAKAWIKANPEASKNPWDAPGYKMPGGTPKSPALASFLPAFPALLRKQTKGAVFPAARAILSAAVEGAQVDFDTASRIESRYLTNLIVNQGAKNMIQAFFFDLQAIGSGSLRPQGIPPYRAVKVGVLGAGMMGAGIAYSCARAGMQVVLKDVSAENAAKGKAYSEKLNAKAVSRGKLTEEKSQELLDRITPTADPADLTGCDLVIEAVFEDPALKAKVFAEVAPYVNDDALLCSNTSTLPITELASGVDRPADFIGLHFFSPVDKMPLVEIIRGADSSDEALAKAYDVVQQIKKTPIVVNDSRGFYTSRVIGFMVNEGMAMLAEGVRPWTIERATSQAGYPAPVLQLSDELNLELMGKIATATREAAERDGTPYAEHPGTAVVTRMLEAGRAGRLRGAGFYEYDEAGKRASMWSGLAELFPPAEVQPPIQDVKDRMLFAEALETAKCFEEGVITSAAAANIGSIMGIGFPPMTGGAAQFMTGYEGTDGEIGLAAFVARADELAEQYGDRFRPTAYLRELASSGGSFPA from the coding sequence ATGAGCCAGACCCAGACCCAGAGTGCCGTCCGCTACGAGCGCGACGCCGACGGCATCGTCACCCTCACCCTCGACGACCCCACCGCCAGCGCGAACACGATGAACCAGCTCTACCTCGACTCGATGCAGGCGGTCGTGGACCGTCTGTACGCCGAGGTGGCCGCCGACGAGCAGAGCATTTCGGGCGTCGTGGTCGCCAGCGCGAAGAAGACCTTCTTCGCCGGCGGCAACCTCAAGAACATGGTCCAGGCCACCAAGGACGACGCGCAGTCGGTCTTCGAGATGGGCGAGAACGTCAAGGCCGGCCTGCGCCGCCTCGAGCAGTTCCCCCGCCCGGTGGTCGCCGCGATCAACGGCGCCGCGCTCGGCGGCGGCTACGAGATCTGCCTGTCCTGCAACCACCGCGTGCTGCTCGACGACCCCAAGGCCATCGTCGGCCTGCCGGAGTCGACCCTCGGGCTGCTCCCCGGCGGCGGCGGGGTGACCCGCATCGTCCGGATGTTCGGGCTGCAGGCCGGCCTGATGGACGTGCTGCTGCCCGGCACCCAGTTCAAGCCGGCGGTCGCGCTCGAGAAGGGCCTGGTCGACGAGCTGGTCGCGACCCGCGAGGAGCTGGTCCCGGCCGCGAAGGCGTGGATCAAGGCCAACCCCGAGGCGTCGAAGAACCCCTGGGACGCCCCGGGCTACAAGATGCCCGGCGGTACGCCGAAGTCCCCGGCGCTGGCGAGCTTCCTCCCGGCGTTCCCCGCCTTGCTGCGCAAGCAGACCAAGGGTGCGGTCTTCCCGGCCGCGCGGGCGATCCTGTCCGCGGCCGTCGAGGGCGCGCAGGTCGACTTCGACACCGCCTCGCGCATCGAGTCGCGCTACCTGACCAACCTGATCGTCAACCAGGGCGCGAAGAACATGATCCAGGCGTTCTTCTTCGACCTGCAGGCGATCGGCTCCGGCTCGCTGCGCCCGCAGGGCATCCCGCCGTACCGCGCGGTCAAGGTGGGCGTCCTCGGCGCCGGCATGATGGGCGCCGGCATCGCGTACTCCTGCGCCCGCGCCGGCATGCAGGTCGTCCTCAAGGACGTCTCCGCCGAGAACGCCGCCAAGGGCAAGGCCTACTCCGAGAAGCTCAACGCCAAGGCAGTGAGCCGCGGCAAGCTGACCGAGGAGAAGAGCCAGGAGCTGCTCGACCGGATCACGCCGACGGCCGACCCGGCCGACCTCACCGGCTGCGACCTGGTCATCGAGGCGGTCTTCGAGGACCCGGCGCTGAAGGCCAAGGTCTTCGCCGAGGTGGCGCCGTACGTCAACGACGACGCGCTGCTGTGCTCCAACACCTCGACGCTGCCGATCACCGAGCTCGCCTCGGGTGTCGACCGCCCGGCGGACTTCATCGGCCTGCACTTCTTCTCGCCGGTCGACAAGATGCCGCTGGTCGAGATCATCCGCGGCGCCGACAGCTCCGACGAGGCGCTGGCCAAGGCCTACGACGTGGTGCAGCAGATCAAGAAGACCCCGATCGTCGTCAACGACAGCCGCGGCTTCTACACCTCGCGGGTCATCGGCTTCATGGTCAACGAGGGCATGGCGATGCTCGCCGAGGGCGTCCGCCCCTGGACCATCGAGCGGGCCACCAGCCAGGCCGGCTACCCGGCCCCGGTGCTGCAGCTCTCCGACGAGCTCAACCTGGAGCTGATGGGCAAGATCGCCACCGCGACCCGCGAGGCCGCCGAGCGCGACGGCACGCCGTACGCCGAGCACCCCGGCACCGCCGTGGTCACCCGGATGCTGGAGGCCGGCCGCGCCGGACGGCTCCGCGGCGCGGGCTTCTACGAGTACGACGAGGCCGGCAAGCGGGCCTCGATGTGGTCGGGGCTGGCCGAGCTGTTCCCGCCCGCCGAGGTGCAGCCGCCGATCCAGGACGTCAAGGACCGGATGCTGTTCGCCGAGGCGCTCGAGACCGCGAAGTGCTTCGAGGAGGGCGTCATCACCTCCGCCGCCGCCGCGAACATCGGCTCGATCATGGGCATCGGCTTCCCGCCGATGACCGGTGGCGCCGCGCAGTTCATGACCGGCTACGAGGGCACCGACGGCGAGATCGGCCTGGCGGCGTTCGTCGCCCGCGCCGACGAGCTCGCCGAGCAGTACGGCGACCGGTTCCGCCCCACGGCGTACCTCCGCGAGCTGGCCTCCTCGGGCGGCTCGTTCCCCGCCTGA
- a CDS encoding acetyl-CoA C-acetyltransferase, producing MAEAFVYDHLRTPRGKGKAAGSLHEVKPVDLIVGLLDEVKVRNPTLDPARVDDVVLGVVSPIGDQGGDIAKTAALAAGYPDTVAGVQLNRFCASGLEAVNQAASRVRGGFEDLILAGGVESMSRVPMGSDGGAWASDPATAFRAGFVPQGIGADLIATIEGWSRDDVDAYAAESHQRAAKAWANGYFSGAMVPVRDLNGLVVLDRDETIRPDTSAESLSRLKPSFAGIGADAGFDDVALEKYHWVEKIDHVHHAGNSSGIVDGAALMAIGTEQVGTDLGLTPRARIIATAVSGADPTIMLTGPAPAARKALGKAGLEVGDIDLFEINEAFAAVAMRFMRDLDISAEITNVNGGAIAMGHPLGATGAMILGTLIDELERRGQRRGLATLCVGGGMGIATIVELV from the coding sequence ATGGCTGAAGCTTTCGTGTACGACCACCTCCGCACGCCCCGCGGCAAGGGCAAGGCGGCCGGCTCCCTCCACGAGGTGAAGCCGGTCGACCTCATCGTCGGGCTCCTCGACGAGGTCAAGGTCCGCAACCCCACCCTCGACCCCGCGCGCGTCGACGACGTCGTCCTCGGCGTCGTCTCGCCGATCGGTGACCAGGGCGGCGACATCGCCAAGACCGCCGCGCTCGCCGCCGGCTACCCCGACACCGTCGCCGGCGTCCAGCTCAACCGCTTCTGCGCCTCCGGCCTCGAGGCCGTCAACCAGGCCGCCTCGCGCGTCCGCGGCGGGTTCGAGGACCTGATCCTCGCCGGCGGCGTGGAGTCGATGAGCCGGGTGCCGATGGGCTCCGACGGCGGCGCCTGGGCGTCCGACCCGGCCACGGCGTTCCGCGCGGGCTTCGTCCCGCAGGGCATCGGCGCCGACCTGATCGCGACCATCGAGGGCTGGAGCCGCGACGACGTCGACGCGTACGCCGCGGAGTCCCACCAGCGCGCCGCCAAGGCGTGGGCGAACGGCTACTTCTCCGGCGCGATGGTGCCGGTCCGCGACCTCAACGGCCTGGTCGTGCTCGACCGCGACGAGACCATCCGTCCCGACACCAGCGCGGAGAGCCTGTCCCGGCTCAAGCCGTCCTTCGCCGGCATCGGCGCGGACGCGGGCTTCGACGACGTCGCGCTCGAGAAGTACCACTGGGTCGAGAAGATCGACCACGTCCACCACGCGGGCAACTCCTCCGGCATCGTCGACGGCGCGGCCCTGATGGCGATCGGCACCGAGCAGGTCGGCACCGACCTCGGCCTGACCCCGCGCGCCCGGATCATCGCCACCGCGGTCTCCGGCGCCGACCCGACGATCATGCTCACCGGTCCGGCCCCGGCCGCCCGCAAGGCGCTCGGCAAGGCGGGCCTCGAGGTCGGCGACATCGACCTGTTCGAGATCAACGAGGCGTTCGCCGCGGTCGCGATGCGGTTCATGCGCGACCTCGACATCAGCGCCGAGATCACCAACGTCAATGGCGGCGCGATCGCCATGGGCCACCCGCTCGGCGCGACCGGCGCGATGATCCTCGGCACGCTCATCGACGAGCTGGAGCGCCGCGGCCAGCGCCGCGGCCTCGCCACGCTCTGCGTCGGTGGCGGGATGGGCATCGCGACCATCGTCGAGCTCGTGTGA
- a CDS encoding MerR family transcriptional regulator, with the protein MADSLAGEELLTLDELTARVGMSVRNIRFYTTKGLVPPPLRRGRSGYYTADHVARLELVRELQEHGFTLSAIERYVGAIPADATPEDIALHRTMLAPWQADAPAELTRAELDRRTGRTLSDEDLATLAALGIAIRGKRGRYQVSMSQLPVGLGLIDLGFPTEAALAAADVYAAHGRQLAHELNELFRTMVWPVYREAGAAPEKIQEVVERLKPLSIASLVSAYESAMDETKRERIAERTRRVSGDDS; encoded by the coding sequence ATGGCGGACTCCCTGGCAGGCGAGGAGCTGCTCACGCTCGACGAGCTGACCGCCCGGGTCGGCATGAGCGTGCGCAACATCCGCTTCTACACGACCAAGGGCCTGGTCCCGCCGCCGCTGCGGCGCGGCCGCTCGGGCTACTACACCGCCGACCACGTCGCCCGGCTGGAGCTGGTGCGCGAGCTCCAGGAGCACGGGTTCACGCTCTCCGCGATCGAGCGGTACGTCGGCGCGATCCCCGCCGACGCGACGCCCGAGGACATCGCGCTGCACCGCACCATGCTCGCGCCCTGGCAGGCGGACGCGCCCGCGGAGCTCACCCGCGCCGAGCTGGACCGGCGTACCGGCCGGACGCTCAGCGACGAGGACCTCGCCACCCTCGCCGCCCTCGGGATCGCGATCCGCGGCAAGCGCGGTCGCTACCAGGTCTCGATGTCCCAGCTGCCGGTAGGACTCGGGCTGATCGACCTCGGCTTCCCGACCGAGGCCGCGCTCGCCGCCGCCGACGTGTACGCCGCCCACGGCCGCCAGCTCGCCCACGAGCTCAACGAGCTGTTCCGCACCATGGTCTGGCCGGTCTACCGCGAGGCCGGCGCCGCCCCCGAGAAGATCCAGGAGGTGGTCGAGCGGCTCAAGCCGCTCTCGATCGCCAGCCTGGTCTCGGCGTACGAGTCGGCGATGGACGAGACCAAGCGCGAGCGGATCGCCGAACGGACCCGCCGGGTGTCAGGCGACGACTCCTAG
- a CDS encoding NAD(P)H-binding protein, producing the protein MTQTVLVTGATGFVGKRLVPALVEEGHQVRAMTRKPDAYDGPGEPVHGDVHDAGSLADALSGVDVAIYLVHSLDDDDFERVDAEAARSFGLAAAAAGARQIVYLGGLGKDGEDLSPHLRSRRQVERLLGESGVPVTVLRAAIVVGAGGISWEMTRELVKNLPAMVVPKWAETRTQPISIHDVVRYLVGVVGREEAMGRVFEVGGPDQLSYLQMLQEAAEVMLGRRVPILKAPVLTPRLSSYWISLVTSVDVTTGRNLIDSMGTEVIQTDFAIRDLVPGEPLTYAESVRRALAEG; encoded by the coding sequence ATGACCCAGACCGTGCTCGTCACGGGCGCCACCGGCTTCGTCGGCAAGCGCCTGGTCCCCGCCCTCGTCGAGGAGGGGCACCAGGTCAGGGCGATGACCCGCAAGCCCGACGCGTACGACGGGCCGGGCGAGCCGGTCCACGGCGACGTGCACGACGCCGGCTCGCTGGCCGACGCGCTGTCCGGGGTCGACGTCGCGATCTATCTCGTGCACTCCCTCGACGACGACGACTTCGAGCGCGTGGACGCCGAGGCCGCCCGGTCGTTCGGCCTCGCCGCGGCGGCGGCCGGGGCGCGCCAGATCGTCTACCTCGGCGGTCTCGGCAAGGACGGCGAGGACCTCTCGCCGCACCTGCGCTCCCGACGTCAGGTGGAGCGGCTGCTCGGCGAGTCCGGCGTGCCGGTCACCGTGCTGCGCGCCGCGATCGTCGTCGGCGCCGGCGGGATCTCCTGGGAGATGACCCGGGAGCTGGTGAAGAACCTGCCCGCGATGGTGGTGCCGAAGTGGGCCGAGACCCGCACCCAGCCGATCTCGATCCACGACGTGGTCCGCTACCTGGTCGGCGTCGTCGGCCGCGAGGAGGCGATGGGCCGGGTCTTCGAGGTCGGCGGTCCCGACCAGCTCAGCTACCTGCAGATGCTCCAGGAGGCCGCCGAGGTGATGCTCGGCCGCCGCGTCCCGATCCTCAAGGCGCCGGTGCTGACCCCGCGCCTCTCGTCGTACTGGATCTCGCTGGTCACCAGCGTCGACGTCACCACCGGCCGCAACCTCATCGACTCGATGGGCACCGAGGTGATCCAGACCGACTTCGCCATCCGCGACCTGGTCCCCGGCGAGCCGCTGACGTACGCCGAGTCGGTGCGGCGGGCGCTGGCGGAGGGCTGA
- a CDS encoding CPBP family intramembrane glutamic endopeptidase yields the protein MSPVVDWLRRSLWDMVPRDHREAPETLRRRQWVTAGFVLLGASVLGFSLRIEPGSDWFYLSTLVLAGVWAVGAFVSGPLHLGRIAHRDELVRPWATPIGLGLAIAGLFVVGGLVVREIPFLGDQVASVLDYADQGSLAILVGITLVNGVAEELFFRGAAYAAIPRRPVLWTSIAYPIATLATGNVMLSFAAALLGVVVGLERRASGGILAPILTHITWSLSMLLVLPLVFGATPG from the coding sequence ATGAGCCCGGTGGTCGACTGGCTGCGGAGGTCGTTGTGGGACATGGTCCCGCGCGACCACCGCGAGGCGCCCGAGACACTGCGCCGTCGCCAGTGGGTGACCGCCGGGTTCGTGCTGCTCGGGGCGTCGGTGCTGGGCTTCTCGCTCCGCATCGAGCCCGGCAGTGACTGGTTCTACCTCTCGACGCTGGTGCTGGCCGGGGTGTGGGCGGTCGGAGCGTTCGTCTCCGGACCGCTGCACCTCGGCCGCATCGCGCACCGCGACGAGCTGGTCCGTCCCTGGGCCACCCCGATCGGGCTGGGCCTGGCGATCGCCGGCCTCTTCGTGGTCGGCGGGCTCGTGGTGCGGGAGATCCCGTTCCTCGGCGACCAGGTCGCGTCGGTCCTCGACTACGCCGACCAGGGGTCGCTGGCCATCCTCGTCGGCATCACGCTGGTCAACGGCGTCGCCGAGGAGCTGTTCTTCCGCGGGGCGGCGTACGCCGCGATCCCGCGACGTCCCGTCCTGTGGACGAGCATCGCCTACCCGATCGCCACGCTCGCGACCGGCAACGTGATGCTCTCCTTCGCCGCGGCCCTGCTCGGCGTGGTCGTCGGCCTCGAGCGCCGCGCCTCCGGCGGCATCCTCGCCCCGATCCTGACCCACATCACCTGGTCGCTGTCGATGCTGCTGGTGCTGCCGCTGGTCTTCGGCGCCACGCCCGGCTGA
- a CDS encoding DEAD/DEAH box helicase, with protein MSSNTFADLGVPTSLVALLSERGITEPSPIQAATLPDSLAGRDVLGRGRTGSGKTYAFLLPLVTRLQASGRTAQAKKPRALILAPTRELVGQIQEALAPLAKATGMTTMTVFGGVGQNPQVQSLRRGADIVLACPGRLEDLIGQGHCDLSDIEITVLDEADHMADLGFLPAVRRLLDRTPRESQRLLFSATLDNAIDVLVKRYLRQPVTHQADSAQSPVSTMDHHVLHVSREQRVPVLVDLTSAPGRTVVFTRTKHGAKALARQLNKNGVPAVELHGNLSQNARTRNMDAFHEGRATTLVATDIAARGIHVDDVALVVHADPPAEHKAYLHRSGRTARAGAAGTVITLMTEDQVRDVRDLTRAAGIKPTITRVDGPRHPVLVTLAPGERVVVDGGLVVDVPEAQPQRRTSSRPKQGGGQRGPKPAGSPSGSPSGRSGSGSGSGGGGGRNRRRGGSSSAGSSAGSSTGGSRHSASGFSTGR; from the coding sequence TTGTCCTCGAACACCTTCGCCGATCTCGGCGTCCCCACCTCCCTCGTCGCGCTGCTCTCCGAGCGCGGCATCACCGAACCCTCCCCGATCCAGGCCGCGACGCTGCCCGACTCGCTCGCCGGCCGCGACGTGCTCGGCCGAGGCCGCACCGGATCCGGCAAGACCTACGCCTTCCTGCTCCCGCTCGTCACCCGCCTGCAGGCCTCCGGCCGCACGGCGCAGGCGAAGAAGCCCCGCGCCCTGATCCTGGCCCCGACGCGCGAGCTCGTCGGCCAGATCCAGGAGGCGCTCGCGCCGCTGGCGAAGGCCACCGGCATGACCACCATGACCGTCTTCGGCGGTGTCGGCCAGAACCCGCAGGTCCAGAGCCTGCGCCGCGGCGCCGACATCGTGCTGGCCTGCCCCGGCCGCCTCGAGGACCTGATCGGCCAGGGGCACTGCGACCTCTCCGACATCGAGATCACCGTCCTCGACGAGGCCGACCACATGGCCGACCTCGGGTTCCTGCCCGCCGTGCGCCGGCTGCTGGACCGCACCCCCCGCGAGAGCCAGCGGCTGCTCTTCTCCGCCACGCTCGACAACGCCATCGACGTCCTGGTCAAGCGCTACCTGCGCCAGCCGGTGACCCACCAGGCCGACTCCGCGCAGTCGCCGGTCTCGACGATGGACCACCACGTGCTGCACGTGTCCCGCGAGCAGCGGGTGCCGGTGCTGGTCGACCTGACCAGCGCCCCCGGCCGCACGGTCGTCTTCACCCGCACCAAGCACGGCGCCAAGGCGCTGGCCCGCCAGCTGAACAAGAACGGCGTCCCCGCCGTCGAGCTGCACGGCAACCTCAGCCAGAACGCCCGCACCCGCAACATGGACGCCTTCCACGAGGGCCGGGCCACGACGCTGGTCGCGACCGACATCGCCGCGCGCGGCATCCACGTCGACGACGTGGCGCTCGTCGTGCACGCCGACCCGCCGGCCGAGCACAAGGCCTACCTGCACCGCTCCGGTCGTACGGCGCGCGCCGGCGCCGCGGGCACCGTCATCACGCTGATGACCGAGGACCAGGTCCGCGACGTGCGCGACCTGACCCGGGCGGCCGGCATCAAGCCGACCATCACCCGCGTCGACGGTCCGCGGCACCCCGTGCTCGTCACGCTCGCCCCCGGCGAGCGGGTCGTCGTCGACGGCGGCCTGGTGGTCGACGTACCCGAGGCGCAGCCGCAGCGGCGCACCAGCTCGCGACCCAAGCAGGGTGGCGGCCAGCGCGGTCCCAAGCCGGCCGGCTCGCCGTCCGGGTCGCCGTCCGGTCGCTCCGGCTCGGGCTCCGGCTCGGGTGGCGGCGGCGGGCGCAACCGGCGCCGCGGCGGGTCCTCGTCGGCCGGCTCCTCCGCCGGCTCCTCGACGGGCGGCTCCCGCCACAGCGCGTCCGGGTTCTCCACCGGTCGCTAG
- a CDS encoding CsbD family protein: MGMMDKAKNKGEELKGQGKEHAGKASDDPGLEAEGKADQTSASVKNAGEHVKDAAKDVKDGLTK, encoded by the coding sequence ATGGGCATGATGGACAAGGCCAAGAACAAGGGCGAGGAGCTCAAGGGACAGGGCAAGGAGCACGCCGGCAAGGCGAGCGACGACCCGGGCCTGGAGGCCGAGGGCAAGGCCGACCAGACCTCGGCGTCGGTGAAGAACGCCGGCGAGCACGTCAAGGACGCCGCCAAGGACGTCAAAGACGGCCTCACCAAGTAG
- a CDS encoding flavin-containing monooxygenase, with translation MTEHVDVLVIGAGLSGIGAACQLRVHHPQRSVAVLEARSVSGGTWDLFRYPGIRSDSDMFTFGYRWRPWPSDTALADGQLILDYVRTVAREHGVDELIRYDHRVSGASWDSATQRWTVEVEGREPITANLLWGCSGYYDYEAGHAPEFPGADRFRGEVIHPQHWPEDLDYAGKKVVVIGSGATAITLVPAMADTAEHVTMLQRSPTYVLSRPGRDPWAKALRRLPGRVRHPLVRWKNILVATGFYQLSRRRPALVKKMIGGALQQQLGKHVDVDKHFRPTYDPWDQRLCFVPDGDLFKALRKGTASVVTDTIETFTETGIRLTSGEELEADIIVTATGLKLLPFGGIALEVDGEKVELSDTMAYKALMLSGVPNFIYTIGYTNASWTLKADLVGEYVVRVLKHLDQHGLSSFVAEKDPSVGERPFMDFQSGYVLRALDGLPKQGDRTPWMLKQNYLTDVRTIRTDKIDDGVLSFR, from the coding sequence ATGACCGAGCACGTGGACGTCCTTGTCATCGGCGCAGGCCTCTCCGGCATCGGTGCGGCCTGCCAGCTGCGGGTGCACCACCCGCAGCGCAGCGTCGCGGTGCTCGAGGCCCGGTCGGTGAGCGGCGGCACCTGGGACCTGTTCCGCTACCCCGGCATCCGCTCGGACTCCGACATGTTCACCTTCGGCTACCGCTGGCGGCCGTGGCCGAGCGACACCGCCCTCGCCGACGGGCAGCTGATCCTCGACTACGTGCGCACCGTCGCCCGCGAGCACGGCGTCGACGAGCTGATCCGCTACGACCACCGGGTGTCCGGGGCGAGCTGGGACTCCGCGACCCAGCGCTGGACCGTCGAGGTCGAGGGCCGGGAGCCGATCACCGCCAACCTGCTCTGGGGCTGCTCGGGCTACTACGACTACGAGGCCGGCCACGCGCCGGAGTTCCCCGGCGCCGACCGGTTCCGGGGCGAGGTCATCCACCCCCAGCACTGGCCCGAGGACCTCGACTACGCGGGCAAGAAGGTCGTCGTGATCGGCAGCGGGGCGACCGCGATCACGCTCGTGCCCGCGATGGCCGACACCGCCGAGCACGTCACGATGCTGCAGCGGTCCCCGACGTACGTCCTCTCCCGGCCGGGCCGCGACCCGTGGGCGAAGGCCCTGCGCCGGCTGCCCGGCCGCGTCCGCCACCCGCTGGTCCGCTGGAAGAACATCCTCGTCGCGACCGGCTTCTACCAGCTCTCCCGCCGCCGGCCGGCGCTGGTGAAGAAGATGATCGGCGGCGCGCTCCAGCAGCAGCTCGGCAAGCACGTCGACGTCGACAAGCACTTCCGGCCGACGTACGACCCCTGGGACCAGCGGCTCTGCTTCGTCCCCGACGGCGACCTGTTCAAGGCGCTGCGCAAGGGCACGGCGTCGGTGGTCACCGACACGATCGAGACGTTCACCGAGACCGGCATCCGGCTCACGTCGGGCGAGGAGCTCGAGGCCGACATCATCGTGACCGCCACCGGGCTGAAGCTGCTGCCCTTCGGCGGCATCGCGCTCGAGGTCGACGGCGAGAAGGTCGAGCTCAGCGACACCATGGCCTACAAGGCGCTGATGCTCAGCGGCGTGCCGAACTTCATCTACACGATCGGCTACACCAACGCCTCCTGGACGCTCAAGGCCGACCTGGTCGGCGAGTACGTCGTCCGCGTGCTGAAGCACCTCGACCAGCACGGCCTGTCCAGCTTCGTCGCGGAGAAGGACCCGTCCGTGGGGGAGCGGCCGTTCATGGACTTCCAGTCCGGCTACGTCCTCCGCGCGCTCGACGGGCTCCCGAAGCAGGGCGACCGGACGCCGTGGATGCTCAAGCAGAACTACCTCACCGACGTCCGCACCATCCGCACCGACAAGATCGACGACGGCGTCCTGTCCTTCCGGTGA
- a CDS encoding glutamine amidotransferase, giving the protein MKPFLFLGTRAEDLAADGEYGAVLRFSGLDERDVRRVRLERDELGPIDLDDWSGIVLGGGPFNVSDPLEAKSPAQQRVEAELRGLAEEVVARDFPFLGACYGIGTLGGLAGGVVDRTYAEPIGATTITLTEEGRADRLTGVLPEEFDAFLGHKEAVSRLPTGAVLLASSAGCPVQAFRIGEHVYATQFHPELDLEGICTRIDVYRHYGYFEPGGADELIARAREATVNEPPRMLARFVELFAT; this is encoded by the coding sequence ATGAAGCCGTTCCTCTTCCTCGGCACCCGCGCGGAGGACCTCGCCGCCGACGGCGAGTACGGCGCCGTCCTGCGCTTCTCGGGCCTCGACGAGCGCGACGTACGCCGCGTGCGGCTCGAGCGCGACGAGCTCGGCCCGATCGACCTCGACGACTGGTCGGGGATCGTCCTCGGCGGCGGGCCGTTCAACGTCAGCGACCCTCTGGAGGCCAAGAGCCCGGCCCAGCAGCGGGTCGAGGCCGAGCTGCGCGGGCTGGCCGAGGAGGTCGTCGCGCGGGACTTCCCGTTCCTCGGCGCCTGCTACGGCATCGGCACGCTCGGGGGCCTGGCCGGCGGCGTCGTCGACCGGACGTACGCCGAGCCGATCGGCGCCACCACGATCACCCTGACCGAGGAGGGTCGCGCCGACCGGCTGACCGGCGTGCTGCCCGAGGAGTTCGACGCGTTCCTGGGCCACAAGGAGGCCGTCTCGCGGCTGCCCACCGGCGCCGTGCTGCTCGCCTCGAGCGCCGGCTGCCCGGTGCAGGCGTTCCGGATCGGCGAGCACGTCTACGCCACCCAGTTCCACCCCGAGCTCGACCTCGAGGGCATCTGCACGCGGATCGACGTCTACCGCCACTACGGGTACTTCGAGCCGGGCGGCGCCGACGAGCTGATCGCCCGCGCCCGGGAGGCGACGGTCAACGAGCCGCCGCGGATGCTCGCCCGGTTCGTCGAGCTGTTCGCCACCTGA
- a CDS encoding CaiB/BaiF CoA transferase family protein, producing MTETETYELGQGTGPLRGVKVVEIAGIGPGPHACMILADLGADVIRVERPGGQVLAGGAQNLLNRGRPSVAMNLKDPEAVATVLELVRGADVLVEGMRPGVTERLGLGPEDCAAVNERLVYGRMTGWGQDGPLAQAAGHDMNYIAITGALYGLGQDKSRPHFPTNLLGDFGGGSTYLVIGILAALLEARLSGKGQVVDAAIVDGTAHLNAMTAAFVGAGTFSEERATNLLDGGSPFYDIYETSDGRHMSVGALEPQFFDAFVTLLGVKDVVPGQFELERYDEMRALFADTFRTRTQAEWVEVFEGTDACVAGILPLSEAAKHPHLQAREVFVTKDDLLQPMPAPRFSRTAPTLTTPPSPEAGADTRAALAAWGIGDVDGLVARGRRPGVRPCSR from the coding sequence ATGACGGAGACGGAGACGTACGAGCTCGGCCAGGGCACCGGACCCCTGCGGGGCGTGAAGGTCGTGGAGATCGCGGGGATCGGGCCGGGCCCGCACGCCTGCATGATCCTGGCCGACCTGGGCGCCGACGTGATCCGGGTGGAGCGCCCCGGCGGGCAGGTGCTCGCGGGCGGCGCGCAGAACCTGCTGAACCGCGGCCGGCCCAGCGTCGCGATGAACCTCAAGGACCCCGAGGCGGTCGCCACCGTGCTGGAGCTGGTGCGCGGCGCCGACGTCCTCGTCGAGGGGATGCGCCCGGGCGTCACCGAGCGGCTCGGCCTCGGCCCCGAGGACTGCGCGGCGGTCAACGAGCGGCTCGTCTACGGCCGGATGACCGGCTGGGGGCAGGACGGCCCGCTGGCGCAGGCCGCCGGCCACGACATGAACTACATCGCCATCACCGGCGCGCTCTACGGCCTCGGCCAGGACAAGAGCCGCCCGCACTTCCCGACCAACCTGCTCGGCGACTTCGGCGGCGGCTCGACGTACCTCGTCATCGGCATCCTCGCCGCCCTCCTCGAGGCGCGCCTGAGCGGCAAGGGTCAGGTCGTGGACGCCGCGATCGTCGACGGCACCGCCCACCTCAACGCGATGACGGCGGCCTTCGTCGGCGCCGGCACGTTCAGCGAGGAGCGCGCGACCAACCTGCTCGACGGCGGGTCGCCGTTCTACGACATCTACGAGACCAGCGACGGCCGGCACATGTCGGTGGGCGCGCTCGAGCCGCAGTTCTTCGACGCGTTCGTGACCCTCCTCGGGGTCAAGGACGTGGTGCCGGGCCAGTTCGAGCTGGAGCGGTACGACGAGATGCGGGCACTGTTCGCCGACACCTTCCGCACCCGCACGCAGGCGGAGTGGGTCGAGGTCTTCGAGGGCACCGACGCCTGCGTCGCGGGGATCCTGCCGCTCAGCGAGGCCGCGAAGCACCCGCACCTCCAGGCGCGCGAGGTGTTCGTGACCAAGGACGACCTGCTGCAGCCGATGCCGGCGCCGCGCTTCTCCCGCACCGCGCCCACGCTGACCACCCCGCCGTCCCCCGAGGCCGGGGCCGACACCCGGGCCGCGCTCGCCGCGTGGGGGATCGGCGACGTCGACGGGCTGGTCGCCCGCGGGCGCCGTCCAGGCGTGAGACCGTGCAGCCGATGA